A part of Pseudoalteromonas arctica A 37-1-2 genomic DNA contains:
- the hemN gene encoding oxygen-independent coproporphyrinogen III oxidase has product MIKLPQWDQTLINKYNVSGPRYTSYPTALSLRDGYQQQDLLSAVESSTSRSLSLYIHIPFCSQLCYYCGCNKIITRHQSKADTYLDFLAKEITAQAPLFKSYTVEQLHLGGGTPTFLTAKQMTRLMALLEQHFNFTSTTERGIEIDPRSLADNMLVDLRMLGFNRVSFGIQDFNDDVQLAVNRPQNADTVKQLITQARELGFQSINADMIYGLPLQTPESFKQTIEQLIELSPDRVSVFNYAHLPERFAAQRKIKDADLPSAHNKLTMFKNTLEQMTQAGYQFIGMDHFAKTDNELAIAQNEGKLHRNFQGYTTHGNCDLLGLGVSSISQIGTAILQNQKELKHYYHSIETQIGCALNKGMHLTHDDVIRADAIKQLICQFELDIQDFSEKHALIFNDYFEDALIALTPLIKDELVTINDNKISVTPRGNLFIRIICMCFDAHLQKQINATRFSRVI; this is encoded by the coding sequence ATGATTAAACTTCCACAATGGGATCAAACCCTAATAAACAAATATAATGTGTCTGGCCCGCGTTATACCTCGTATCCCACAGCTCTATCACTGCGTGATGGATATCAACAACAAGACCTACTTAGCGCTGTAGAATCATCAACGAGCCGTTCACTTTCTCTATATATTCATATCCCGTTTTGTAGTCAGCTTTGCTACTACTGTGGCTGTAATAAAATAATTACCCGCCATCAATCTAAGGCAGATACGTATCTCGACTTTTTAGCAAAAGAAATTACTGCCCAAGCGCCTTTATTTAAAAGCTACACGGTTGAGCAATTACATTTAGGTGGCGGTACTCCCACCTTTTTAACCGCAAAACAAATGACCCGTTTAATGGCGCTTTTAGAGCAGCACTTTAATTTTACAAGCACAACAGAGCGCGGCATTGAAATAGACCCACGCTCACTTGCCGATAATATGCTCGTTGATTTAAGGATGCTTGGCTTTAACCGTGTCTCATTTGGGATTCAAGACTTTAACGACGACGTGCAACTTGCTGTTAATCGCCCGCAAAATGCAGATACGGTCAAGCAATTAATTACACAAGCTCGCGAGCTGGGATTTCAATCTATTAATGCAGATATGATTTACGGGCTTCCTCTGCAAACGCCAGAGAGCTTTAAGCAAACTATAGAGCAACTTATTGAGTTAAGCCCTGACCGAGTATCGGTGTTTAACTACGCGCATTTACCAGAGCGCTTTGCCGCACAGCGTAAGATTAAAGATGCAGATTTACCCAGTGCACATAATAAACTCACTATGTTTAAAAACACGCTGGAGCAGATGACGCAAGCAGGCTATCAATTTATTGGTATGGACCACTTTGCAAAAACCGATAACGAACTAGCTATTGCGCAAAATGAAGGCAAGTTACATCGTAATTTTCAAGGTTATACAACCCATGGAAATTGTGATTTATTAGGCTTAGGCGTGTCATCAATTTCACAAATTGGCACTGCCATTTTACAAAATCAAAAAGAATTAAAACATTATTACCACAGCATCGAAACACAAATCGGCTGTGCTCTTAATAAAGGTATGCACTTAACACATGATGATGTAATTCGTGCTGATGCAATTAAGCAGCTCATTTGCCAGTTTGAATTAGATATACAAGACTTTAGCGAAAAGCATGCGCTTATATTTAATGACTACTTTGAGGATGCGTTAATTGCGCTTACGCCACTTATAAAAGATGAACTAGTCACTATAAATGATAATAAAATTAGCGTAACGCCACGCGGCAACTTATTCATTCGTATTATTTGCATGTGCTTCGATGCTCATTTACAAAAACAAATAAATGCGACGCGTTTTTCACGAGTGATTTAG
- a CDS encoding DUF2489 domain-containing protein, translating into MSTAVILALLLGAAIIVGLAFYAGQLLYKLNAQKKLIAKTQAEQKQKLEKSRLKRNAKLADSIHLIARAMNEEQCEFSEGCLRIWVLMSQYGFESERDLTTQYPGIYKMYQVVKEMPTHDARKKYAKKEIFKLDKARWQAEETLKDEVKADCAKIIIEFKAAPGSDKVVFN; encoded by the coding sequence ATGAGTACCGCGGTAATTTTAGCCTTACTTTTAGGCGCTGCTATAATAGTTGGTCTGGCATTTTATGCGGGTCAGTTGCTGTATAAGTTAAATGCGCAAAAAAAGTTAATTGCTAAAACGCAGGCTGAACAAAAGCAAAAGCTTGAGAAGTCGCGTTTAAAGCGAAATGCCAAACTAGCCGATAGTATTCATTTAATTGCGCGTGCAATGAATGAAGAGCAGTGTGAGTTTTCTGAAGGCTGTTTACGTATTTGGGTACTTATGTCTCAATATGGCTTTGAGAGCGAGCGTGATTTAACGACACAATATCCTGGCATTTATAAAATGTACCAGGTAGTTAAAGAAATGCCGACACACGATGCACGTAAAAAATATGCTAAAAAAGAAATTTTTAAGCTAGATAAAGCTCGCTGGCAAGCTGAAGAAACACTTAAAGATGAAGTTAAAGCCGATTGCGCTAAAATTATCATCGAGTTTAAAGCCGCTCCTGGCAGCGATAAAGTGGTTTTTAACTAG
- the pmbA gene encoding metalloprotease PmbA — protein MKSQQNDPIYSQISQVKDAVAEVLEHAKKLGATAAEAAMSSTSGLSVSTRMGEVETIEFNQDGGLGISVYVGNNKGSASTADLNPKTLRMVVEKAIDIAKFTSDDPFNGVADKELLEFNPKDLDLYHPWDVSPEEGIELCHAAEQAALNADERIVNSDGASFSSHQGLRVYGNSHGLITGFPRTRHSISTMVIGQDGEQMQRDSAYTVARDQAGLNDAAAVGLEAAAETLAKLNSQKLGTMKVPVIFRADIANSLFGHLVSAIGGGALYRKSSFLLDSLGTQVFSNCVNIAERPHILKGLASSPFDSEGVKTFDREIIQGGELQTYLLASYAARKMNMTPTGHAGGIHNWLVEQTHNDLTALLKTMGTGLLVTELMGQGVNTVTGDYSRGAAGFWVENGEIQYPVSEITIAGNLKDMFKGISAIGGDIERRGGIQTGSVLIEQMQIAGA, from the coding sequence ATGAAAAGCCAACAAAACGATCCAATTTATTCTCAAATATCGCAAGTTAAAGATGCGGTAGCAGAAGTACTCGAACATGCCAAAAAATTAGGCGCAACAGCTGCAGAAGCGGCTATGTCTAGCACGTCTGGTTTATCGGTTAGTACACGAATGGGTGAAGTAGAAACCATTGAGTTTAACCAAGACGGCGGCTTAGGCATTAGTGTATACGTTGGTAATAATAAAGGTTCGGCGTCAACCGCTGATTTAAATCCAAAAACATTGCGCATGGTAGTCGAAAAAGCGATTGATATAGCCAAATTTACATCGGATGACCCATTTAACGGCGTTGCTGATAAAGAGTTACTTGAATTTAATCCTAAAGATTTAGATTTATACCATCCTTGGGATGTAAGCCCTGAGGAAGGTATTGAGCTTTGTCATGCTGCTGAGCAAGCTGCATTAAACGCAGATGAGCGCATTGTTAACTCTGATGGTGCGAGTTTTTCATCTCACCAAGGATTACGTGTTTATGGTAACAGCCATGGTTTGATAACTGGCTTTCCACGCACTCGTCATAGCATTAGTACGATGGTAATTGGTCAAGATGGTGAGCAGATGCAACGCGACTCTGCTTATACTGTTGCCCGCGACCAAGCGGGTTTAAATGACGCAGCGGCAGTTGGGCTTGAAGCAGCAGCTGAAACATTGGCTAAATTAAATAGCCAAAAGTTAGGCACAATGAAAGTGCCTGTTATTTTTAGAGCCGATATTGCAAATTCATTGTTTGGTCACTTAGTGTCGGCAATTGGTGGTGGTGCGCTTTATCGTAAATCAAGTTTTTTACTTGATAGCTTAGGCACACAAGTATTTAGTAATTGTGTGAATATTGCCGAGCGCCCACATATTTTAAAAGGGTTGGCGTCGTCACCGTTTGATAGCGAAGGTGTTAAAACATTCGATAGGGAAATTATTCAAGGCGGCGAGCTACAAACTTATTTATTAGCAAGTTATGCCGCGCGTAAAATGAATATGACCCCAACAGGGCATGCTGGCGGTATACATAACTGGCTTGTTGAGCAAACTCATAACGATTTAACTGCACTATTAAAAACGATGGGCACCGGCTTATTAGTTACAGAGCTAATGGGGCAGGGCGTAAATACCGTAACGGGTGATTACTCTCGTGGTGCTGCTGGTTTTTGGGTTGAAAATGGTGAAATTCAATATCCTGTAAGCGAAATTACCATTGCTGGTAATTTAAAAGATATGTTTAAAGGCATATCTGCTATTGGTGGTGACATAGAACGCCGTGGTGGTATTCAAACTGGCTCAGTATTAATAGAGCAAATGCAAATAGCCGGCGCATAG
- a CDS encoding DUF1285 domain-containing protein, producing the protein MISLSELSKQLSEPSKPFDSWQPNHCGELPIVINHEGKWFYDGSEITRPAMVKLFASVLCKEGEQFYLKTPVEKITITVDDAPFIIVDWRFENTVQGQVLCCIDNLARQWLVSAQQPLVIKDYKGSKVPYLKLPYGCSARVARSVYYQWAEKAESDKLGYFIKSAGKQFYLS; encoded by the coding sequence GTGATTTCTTTAAGTGAGCTTAGCAAGCAATTAAGCGAGCCAAGCAAACCTTTTGATAGTTGGCAGCCTAATCATTGTGGTGAACTGCCAATTGTCATTAATCATGAGGGGAAATGGTTTTACGATGGCAGCGAAATAACACGCCCAGCCATGGTGAAGCTGTTTGCTTCTGTTCTATGTAAAGAAGGTGAGCAATTTTATTTAAAAACACCTGTCGAAAAAATAACAATAACGGTTGATGATGCGCCGTTTATTATTGTTGATTGGCGTTTTGAAAATACAGTGCAAGGGCAGGTGTTGTGCTGTATTGATAATTTAGCTAGGCAGTGGTTGGTGAGCGCTCAGCAGCCTTTAGTTATAAAAGACTATAAAGGGTCAAAAGTGCCTTATCTAAAGCTACCTTATGGCTGTAGTGCGCGTGTTGCGCGAAGCGTATATTATCAGTGGGCTGAAAAAGCCGAGTCTGATAAGCTCGGCTATTTTATTAAATCTGCAGGAAAGCAGTTTTATTTATCGTAA
- the elbB gene encoding isoprenoid biosynthesis glyoxalase ElbB: MKNVAVILAGSGVYDGSEINEAILTLLHIAKNGATYQCFAPDIEQLHTINHLTGEVMPDKRNVLTEAARIARGDIKSLLELDVTQFDALIVPGGFGAAKNLCDFAIKGVKANINKDVLNACKSFAKENKPAGYMCIAPALIPFIYDNAVLTIGNDTETAQALSTLGAKHINCAVDDVVIDQPNKLVTTPAYMLAQSIIEADAGIEKLVSSVLSIN, encoded by the coding sequence ATGAAAAACGTAGCGGTAATATTAGCAGGGTCTGGTGTGTACGATGGTAGTGAAATTAATGAAGCAATTTTAACTTTATTGCATATAGCCAAAAATGGCGCAACGTATCAGTGTTTTGCACCGGATATTGAACAACTTCATACCATTAACCATTTAACGGGCGAAGTAATGCCTGATAAACGTAATGTATTAACAGAAGCGGCTCGTATTGCACGGGGTGACATTAAATCACTGCTTGAACTAGACGTAACACAGTTTGACGCATTAATTGTACCTGGCGGTTTTGGCGCTGCAAAAAACTTATGTGACTTTGCAATTAAAGGCGTAAAAGCAAATATTAATAAAGACGTACTTAATGCTTGTAAATCATTTGCAAAAGAAAATAAGCCTGCTGGTTATATGTGTATTGCACCCGCTTTGATCCCATTTATTTACGATAACGCCGTACTTACTATTGGTAACGATACAGAGACAGCACAAGCGCTAAGCACATTAGGCGCTAAACATATAAATTGTGCAGTAGATGATGTTGTTATTGATCAGCCAAATAAGCTAGTTACAACCCCAGCTTATATGCTTGCGCAATCGATTATTGAAGCCGATGCAG
- a CDS encoding YceI family protein, with product MFKALAIAGFSLSSLVISNVAQANWQLVNDKSQLSFVSIKKDSIAEAHHFTNLEGMLSDKGEFSVNVDLTSAETLIPIRNERLTTFLFEAAKFPNAVLTANLTKELSNIKKPGQYVLKGIKAELDFHGNKKPLAIDVLVNSTQSGDLTVSSLTPIIINSDDFGITEGVKKLQELAGLPSIATAVPVTFAITLKKQ from the coding sequence ATGTTTAAAGCATTAGCTATTGCAGGTTTTTCTTTATCAAGTTTAGTTATTTCTAATGTTGCTCAGGCCAATTGGCAGCTAGTGAATGATAAAAGCCAATTAAGCTTTGTTTCAATTAAAAAAGATTCGATTGCTGAAGCTCACCATTTTACCAACCTTGAAGGTATGCTTTCTGATAAAGGCGAGTTTAGCGTTAATGTTGATTTAACATCAGCCGAAACTCTAATTCCTATTCGTAATGAGCGTTTAACGACATTTTTATTCGAAGCCGCTAAATTCCCCAATGCTGTTTTAACTGCAAATTTAACTAAAGAACTGAGCAATATTAAAAAGCCTGGTCAATATGTATTGAAGGGTATTAAAGCTGAGCTTGATTTTCACGGTAATAAAAAGCCATTGGCAATTGATGTACTCGTTAACAGCACGCAAAGTGGTGATTTAACGGTATCATCATTAACACCTATTATTATTAATAGTGATGATTTTGGTATAACCGAAGGCGTTAAAAAGCTGCAAGAGCTAGCGGGCTTACCTTCAATTGCAACAGCAGTGCCTGTTACATTTGCAATTACACTTAAAAAACAGTGA
- the yihA gene encoding ribosome biogenesis GTP-binding protein YihA/YsxC, producing the protein MLKSRIKYNTASFVTSAPDITKLPADTGIEVAFAGRSNAGKSSALNALTDQKLARTSKTPGRTQLINTFDLADVDDMRLIDLPGYGFAKVPIEMKKKWQKSLGEYLQKRQSLKGIVILMDIRHPLKDLDRDLINWAIGSEIPVLALLTKADKLKQGPRKSQVLQVRRELSTLDGDITVHAFSSLKGTGLPEVAKKLDEWFLGPVIAVPPTDETITDETNPEA; encoded by the coding sequence GTGCTCAAATCTCGTATCAAATATAATACTGCGTCTTTCGTAACAAGCGCTCCCGACATTACTAAATTACCTGCTGATACGGGAATTGAAGTTGCGTTTGCCGGTCGTTCCAACGCAGGTAAGTCGAGTGCATTAAATGCATTAACCGATCAGAAGCTAGCACGTACAAGTAAAACACCTGGACGTACTCAGCTAATCAATACATTCGATTTAGCTGATGTTGACGATATGCGCCTTATCGATTTACCAGGCTATGGTTTTGCTAAAGTACCAATCGAAATGAAAAAGAAATGGCAAAAATCGCTAGGCGAATACCTACAAAAGCGTCAAAGCTTAAAAGGTATTGTTATTTTAATGGATATTCGTCATCCATTAAAAGATTTAGACCGCGATTTAATTAATTGGGCTATTGGTAGTGAGATTCCAGTATTGGCACTATTAACTAAAGCCGATAAATTAAAGCAAGGCCCTCGTAAATCACAAGTACTGCAAGTTCGTCGTGAATTAAGCACGCTTGATGGGGATATTACAGTTCATGCATTTTCATCATTAAAAGGCACGGGTTTACCAGAAGTAGCTAAAAAACTAGATGAATGGTTTTTAGGTCCTGTTATTGCTGTACCACCTACCGATGAAACAATCACAGACGAAACTAACCCAGAGGCTTAA
- a CDS encoding c-type cytochrome has product MKKIALSLTILLGALSASNATAFDGDVNAGKEKSATCAACHGPDGNAPVNIYPKIAGQHPDYILKQLQDLKLGMTSGGKEGRMDPVMSAMAMPLSEQDMKDLAAYFSSMNMTEGATPKDVVEVGEMLFKAGDAERGIPSCAACHGPRGNGSSLAKFPKISFQHPGYIKAQLEKFRDGTRHNDLNGMMGDIAKKLTDKDIEVLSQYLGGLH; this is encoded by the coding sequence ATGAAAAAAATAGCACTATCTTTAACAATATTGCTTGGTGCGTTGTCAGCAAGCAACGCAACAGCATTTGATGGCGATGTAAACGCAGGTAAAGAAAAATCAGCAACGTGTGCGGCTTGTCACGGCCCAGACGGTAATGCGCCGGTTAATATTTACCCTAAAATTGCAGGTCAACATCCAGATTATATCCTCAAGCAACTTCAGGATTTAAAATTAGGTATGACGTCAGGCGGCAAAGAAGGGCGTATGGATCCAGTAATGAGCGCTATGGCTATGCCACTTAGCGAGCAAGACATGAAAGATCTAGCTGCTTATTTTTCTTCAATGAACATGACTGAAGGTGCTACACCTAAAGATGTTGTTGAAGTTGGCGAGATGCTTTTTAAAGCAGGCGATGCAGAACGTGGAATTCCATCATGTGCAGCATGTCATGGCCCACGTGGTAATGGCTCGTCACTTGCTAAGTTTCCAAAAATTTCTTTTCAGCATCCAGGATATATCAAGGCTCAACTTGAAAAATTCCGTGATGGTACTCGTCATAATGACTTAAATGGCATGATGGGCGATATTGCAAAAAAATTAACAGATAAAGACATCGAAGTACTTTCTCAGTATTTAGGTGGCTTACACTAA
- the polA gene encoding DNA polymerase I, which produces MAQIPENPLILVDGSSYLFRAYHSPPHLTNSKGEATGAIYGVINMLKSLIRQYDPSHMVVIFDAKGKTFRNDMYSEYKANRPPMPDDLRTQIAPIHSIIKAMGFPLISIEGVEADDVIGTFARIASEQKRHVLVSTGDKDMAQLVNEHVTLINTMTDSISDPVTVVEKFGVGPELIIDYLALMGDKVDNIPGVEGCGPKTAVKWLEKYGSLQGVMDHASEIKGKIGEKLAIALDHLPLSYELATIKCDVEVESDLDTFKLQEPNKDELIALYGECEFRRWLAELLDNPKDAETHLAVPTQATELPKVEDAHYETILTQVQFDTLIEQLNSAELFAFDTETTSLDYMKAQLVGMSFAVKAGEAVYLPVTHDYPGAPEQLSLEFVMQKLGPILADENKAKVGQNLKYDKSVLANAGFALNGIKFDTMLESYVFNSVGTRHDMDSLALKYLGHKNISFEDIAGKGKKQLTFNQIELEKAAPYAAEDADITLRLHEVLWPKIAADEKLKSVFEDIEMPLISVISDIERTGVAIDSNMLAAHSQRLGERLIELEKEAFEIAGEPFNLSSPKQLQVLLFEKLGLPIIKKTPKGAPSTAEEVLQELAHDYPLPKVIIEHRGLSKLKSTYTDKLPLMVNEKTQRVHTSYHQAITATGRLSSTDPNLQNIPIRSEEGRRIREAFIAADGYKIVAADYSQIELRIMAHLSQDKGLLNAFANGLDVHSATAAEVFGVELDDVTTDMRRKAKAVNFGLIYGMSAFGLARQLDVPRHEAQHYIDKYFERFPGVLEYMETTREKAAENGYVETIFGRRLHLPEINARNGARRKGAERAAINAPMQGTAADIIKKAMLSVNRWVHEQAPNTIKLLMQVHDELVFEIKTDCAPQYTKHICELMSQAAALDVPLIVEADEGDNWEQAH; this is translated from the coding sequence ATGGCTCAGATCCCCGAAAACCCACTTATTTTAGTTGATGGCTCGTCATATTTATTTCGTGCTTATCATTCTCCGCCGCATTTAACTAATTCTAAAGGTGAAGCTACGGGCGCTATTTATGGCGTGATCAACATGCTTAAAAGCTTGATCAGACAATACGATCCCTCACATATGGTGGTTATATTTGATGCTAAAGGTAAAACGTTCCGTAACGATATGTATAGCGAGTATAAGGCAAATCGTCCGCCTATGCCGGATGACTTACGCACTCAAATAGCACCGATACACAGTATTATTAAAGCGATGGGCTTTCCGCTAATTAGTATTGAAGGCGTTGAAGCTGATGATGTTATTGGTACATTTGCACGTATAGCGTCAGAGCAAAAACGACATGTACTCGTCTCTACTGGCGATAAAGACATGGCACAGCTTGTTAATGAACACGTTACGCTAATAAACACGATGACTGACAGTATTTCAGATCCCGTTACCGTGGTTGAAAAGTTTGGTGTAGGCCCTGAACTTATTATTGATTACTTAGCATTAATGGGTGATAAGGTCGATAATATTCCGGGTGTTGAAGGTTGTGGTCCTAAAACTGCAGTTAAATGGTTAGAAAAATATGGTTCTCTTCAAGGTGTAATGGATCACGCCAGTGAGATTAAAGGTAAAATAGGCGAAAAGTTAGCAATTGCTCTTGATCATCTGCCTTTAAGCTACGAACTTGCGACAATTAAGTGTGATGTTGAAGTTGAATCTGATCTTGATACATTCAAACTTCAAGAGCCTAATAAAGACGAATTAATTGCATTATATGGTGAGTGCGAATTCCGTCGTTGGTTAGCTGAATTACTTGATAATCCTAAAGATGCTGAAACACATTTAGCTGTACCTACCCAAGCCACTGAATTACCAAAAGTAGAAGATGCTCATTACGAAACTATTTTAACGCAAGTGCAATTTGATACGCTAATAGAGCAATTAAATAGTGCTGAGTTATTTGCATTTGATACTGAAACAACCAGCCTTGATTACATGAAAGCGCAATTGGTGGGTATGAGCTTTGCCGTAAAAGCGGGTGAAGCTGTGTATTTACCGGTAACGCATGACTACCCAGGTGCGCCTGAGCAATTAAGCCTTGAATTTGTAATGCAAAAGCTAGGTCCAATTTTGGCAGATGAAAACAAAGCTAAAGTAGGGCAAAACCTTAAATATGACAAAAGCGTATTAGCGAATGCAGGTTTTGCGCTAAATGGTATTAAGTTTGACACTATGCTTGAGTCGTATGTATTTAATAGTGTAGGCACGCGTCACGATATGGACTCGCTAGCACTTAAATACCTAGGTCATAAAAATATTAGCTTTGAAGATATTGCTGGCAAAGGTAAAAAGCAACTTACCTTTAACCAAATTGAACTTGAAAAAGCAGCGCCTTACGCCGCTGAAGATGCCGATATTACTTTGCGTTTACACGAAGTGCTTTGGCCAAAAATAGCAGCTGATGAAAAGCTAAAATCGGTATTTGAAGATATAGAAATGCCACTTATTAGTGTGATTTCTGATATTGAACGCACCGGTGTTGCGATAGATAGCAATATGCTTGCAGCGCACAGCCAACGTTTAGGCGAGCGTTTAATTGAGCTTGAAAAAGAAGCGTTTGAAATAGCAGGCGAACCATTTAACTTAAGTTCTCCAAAACAGCTACAAGTACTGTTGTTTGAAAAGCTTGGGCTGCCTATTATTAAAAAAACGCCTAAAGGTGCACCTTCTACCGCAGAAGAAGTACTGCAAGAACTTGCTCATGATTATCCGCTACCTAAAGTAATTATAGAGCATCGTGGTTTATCAAAGCTTAAATCAACGTATACCGATAAATTACCATTAATGGTGAATGAGAAAACCCAGCGTGTACATACGTCTTATCATCAGGCAATTACGGCTACGGGGCGCTTGAGTTCAACTGATCCTAATTTACAAAATATTCCTATTCGTTCAGAAGAAGGACGTCGTATTCGTGAAGCGTTTATAGCCGCAGATGGTTATAAAATTGTTGCTGCCGATTACAGTCAAATTGAGCTGCGTATTATGGCGCATCTTTCACAAGACAAAGGTCTATTAAATGCATTTGCTAACGGCTTAGATGTACATAGTGCAACTGCCGCTGAAGTATTTGGTGTAGAGCTTGATGATGTAACTACCGATATGCGCCGTAAGGCGAAAGCAGTAAACTTTGGCTTAATTTACGGTATGTCGGCATTTGGTTTAGCACGTCAGCTAGATGTGCCACGCCACGAAGCGCAGCATTACATAGATAAATACTTTGAGCGTTTTCCCGGTGTATTAGAGTACATGGAAACAACACGCGAAAAAGCAGCTGAAAATGGCTACGTTGAAACAATATTTGGTCGTCGCCTACATTTACCAGAAATAAACGCACGTAATGGGGCGCGCAGAAAAGGAGCCGAACGTGCTGCTATAAACGCACCAATGCAAGGTACTGCCGCCGATATTATTAAAAAGGCAATGCTGAGCGTTAACCGCTGGGTACACGAACAAGCGCCAAATACAATTAAGCTGCTTATGCAAGTGCACGATGAATTAGTATTTGAAATCAAAACAGACTGCGCACCACAATACACAAAACACATCTGTGAACTGATGTCGCAAGCTGCTGCGCTAGATGTACCACTTATAGTTGAAGCTGATGAAGGTGACAACTGGGAACAAGCCCATTAA
- the yihI gene encoding Der GTPase-activating protein YihI encodes MSRTKKSRKSPANGPVRLSQDKLKEMRALKEQRVKKTKGAKPGSRNAPDLLDSESHNAGHAPKDKRVGSKKPVPLIATAPEPKVEMKRNLKPTIELKKVIEPEFTPEQELEALENDERLLKLVERHEEGEMLTGKDAKYFNSRIARHQALCEILGIEDEDEDEFEDDLEDDIESKGNSDFDQYLSDDLANEWLDEDDK; translated from the coding sequence ATGAGTAGAACTAAAAAGTCACGCAAAAGCCCAGCAAACGGACCTGTTCGTTTAAGCCAAGATAAGCTTAAAGAAATGCGCGCATTAAAAGAGCAGCGAGTTAAAAAAACCAAAGGTGCTAAGCCAGGTTCTCGTAACGCGCCAGATTTACTAGATAGCGAAAGCCATAATGCTGGTCACGCGCCTAAAGATAAGCGTGTAGGCAGTAAAAAGCCTGTACCATTAATTGCAACTGCGCCTGAGCCTAAAGTTGAAATGAAACGCAACTTAAAGCCAACTATTGAGCTGAAAAAGGTAATCGAGCCTGAATTTACACCTGAACAAGAGCTAGAAGCACTTGAGAATGACGAGCGTTTACTTAAATTAGTAGAGCGTCATGAAGAAGGTGAAATGCTAACTGGTAAAGATGCTAAGTACTTTAATAGCCGTATTGCTCGCCATCAGGCGTTATGTGAAATTCTTGGTATTGAAGACGAGGATGAAGACGAATTTGAAGATGACCTTGAAGATGATATTGAAAGCAAAGGCAATTCTGATTTCGATCAATACTTATCTGACGATTTAGCCAACGAATGGTTAGATGAAGACGACAAATAG
- the yjgA gene encoding ribosome biogenesis factor YjgA, whose amino-acid sequence MAKKKGKPAEIEEEIEYVSRTELKREAQEFHQLGTEIAKMGKKQRERLPLNDDLKAAMVVADKISNKSDAYRRHLNYIAKTLRTVENIDAIRAIIDVMLNKNNQAEVLVKKIEQLRSDLIEQGDDLINETIEQFPSLDRQQMRQLVRNAAKEAKAEKPGKGYKELFQYLKDAHTVTY is encoded by the coding sequence ATGGCAAAGAAAAAAGGCAAGCCTGCTGAAATTGAAGAAGAAATTGAATATGTATCAAGAACGGAGCTTAAGCGCGAAGCGCAAGAGTTTCATCAGTTAGGTACTGAAATTGCCAAAATGGGTAAAAAACAGCGCGAACGCCTGCCATTAAATGACGATTTAAAAGCGGCAATGGTTGTTGCTGATAAAATAAGTAATAAAAGTGACGCGTACCGCCGTCACTTAAACTACATCGCTAAAACGTTGCGTACTGTAGAAAACATTGACGCTATTAGAGCGATTATCGATGTAATGCTTAATAAAAATAACCAAGCTGAAGTATTGGTCAAAAAAATTGAGCAATTACGTTCAGACCTAATTGAACAAGGTGATGACCTTATCAATGAGACTATTGAACAGTTTCCGTCTCTTGATCGTCAGCAAATGCGTCAATTGGTTCGTAATGCGGCGAAAGAAGCGAAAGCTGAAAAGCCGGGTAAAGGTTATAAAGAGTTATTTCAATATCTCAAAGATGCCCATACTGTTACGTATTAA